Sequence from the Janthinobacterium lividum genome:
ACTGCCGAAGCCTGGTGCGGCGTCGAATACGTATATCCGCACGCCCATGTGCGCCTGCATTTCTATATCAGCCGCGAGTGGCGGGGCGAGCCGCAAAGCCTGGAAGGACAGGCGTTCGCCTGGCAAGGCACGGTCGGCGTGGAACCCTTGCTGCCGGCCACCATTCCCCTGCTGGAATGGCTGGACGAGGTACGCCGCGAATCGCTGGCGCCTGCCTGATCCCAACTTGTGCCAGCAGGCAGCAGCATGCTGCGTGCTGGCGCAAGCTTTCCTGTTACTTTCCTTGTATCGCGCGCGCTTTGCGCTACAGTGCTTTCATCACGCATTGGGGAGTCTCGCATGCCGCTGACACTGACCTTTACCGATACCGATGAATTGCTGATTGCCGCCTTGCACAAGCGTGCCCGCGCGCATGGACGCAGCATCGAGGACGAGCATCGCGACATCCTGCGCAGCGCCTTGCGGCCGCTGCCGAAGCGCCCGCTCGACGATATTTTGCGCGGCATGCCCGACGGGGGGCACGATGCGGATTTCGAGCGCCGCCCTTGAGCCATGCCCGTCTACCTGGTCGATACGGATGTGATCGTTGCAGGGCGCAAGGGCGGCGCTGCGCCGGCGGGCGTGCTCGATTTTTTTGAACGGGTGGCGCCGGAAATGCGCTATGTGCCGGTGCAGGTGATTGCGCAACTGCGCGCAGGCATACAGCGCAGCTGGCGGCGCGAGGCGGCGCTGGAAGCACTGGCGCTGGAAGGCTGGCTGGAAGCCGTGCTGTCAGAATATGCGCCGCGGCTGCTGGAATTCGACCTCGATTGCGCGCTCGTGTGTGCGCGCCTGCATGCGCGCGGCCACGCGCACGGCGTCGATGGGCAGATCGCGGCGATGGGCATCGCCTATGGCTTGACGGTGGTCAGTGGCAGACTCGACAGTTTCGCGGCGCAGGGGCTGCGTCTGGAAAATCCGTTTCGCTGAGAATTATTGCGGCTTGTTGTCTTCGTCCGCCAGCGGATCTTCGAATGGGTCGGCAGCGGGGATCGTGTATTTCTCTTCGGCCCAGGCGCCCAGGTCGATCTGCTTGCAGCGTTCCGAGCAGAAGGGGCGGTATTTGTTGGCTTCAGTCCATTCGACTTTGGCGGCACAGGTAGGGCAATTAACGACGGTCATGATGGGGCAAATAAGTAACAATTAAAAATTACAGAGCGTGAGCTCGAACGGAACATCTTCTTCCAGCGGCTTGGGTTTCAAGTCGCCACCCTGGGTGGTAAAGCGCACCCACAGCATATATTTGTTGGCGGAAATTTCCGGGATGGCGCCGCTGTTTTCATCCAGGCTCAGGCGCAGCATCTGGTACACCTTGCCTTGCAGCATTTGCTGGTAGCTGCCGCCATTGGCGATCAGTTTAACGGGTCCGCCGGAATCGCGCAGCAGGCGCAATACCAAGGCCAGCGCATCGAACAGGGGCGCCAGCGGGGCAAACCACGCGTGGATATCGGTCAGGCGCTGCTCGGAGCTGCGTTTTTGCCAGGCAAAGTAGGATGGCAAGTCGAATTCGCAGGCGCCGCCCGGAATGATGGTGCGGCCGCGGATGCTCATCAGCCATTCATTGTCGCGGATATTCTGGCCCGTCTTGCCTTGCGCCGCCACCAGGGCACCGCTGACGCTGTCGAGTTCGCCCAAGATGGCATCGAGGGTTTCCGGTTCCACATTTGGATTGCTGCGGTAGCCGAGCAGGCTTTGGCGTTGGCGCTCGAGTTCCTGCAGGAGGTCGGACTTCAGGTCGGCGCGGCCGGCCACTTCGAGCATATCGAAAATAGTTGCCAAGGCAACATGATGCTGCATTGCATGCTCTTGCTGGATGAAGAACTTGAATTTGTCGTACAGGTCTTCCAGCCGCAACAAGGTACGTATGCGTTCGTTGAAAGGGTATTCGTAGACAATCAAAATAATTCCCTTAAGTAAGGACCTGCAAACAATCCCGTGATTTTGAACCAAGCGTCGACAAATTACAAACGTTGCGGCCCGATTCCGGCCATTCTTTTTGAAAATGCCAGATATAAATCGTGCAACTGGGCAATCTGCGGCGCCAGGGCGGCCAAATCGCCATTATTGTCGATCACATCGTCCGCCGCCGCCAGGCGCATGGCGCGCGTCGCCTGCGTGGCCATGATGGCTTTGACTTGTTCTTCCGATAAGCCATTGCGCGCCATCACGCGCGACACTTGCAGGCTTTCCAGGCAGTCGATGACGAGAACCCGGTTGACCCGCTCCACCCATCCGCCGGACTCGACGAGCAGGGGCACGGCAAAGATGACGTAGCTGCCTGTCGCTTCGGCGGCCGCCGTCAGGGTCGCCTGGCGGATGCGCGGATGCAGGATGGCTTCCAGTTTCGCCTTGGCGGCGGCATCGGAAAACACGAGGTTGCGCATTCTGGTGCGGTCGAGGGCGCCGCGCGCATCGGCGTAGTCGGGGCCAAATTCCGCCACCAGGGCTGGCATGGCTGCGCCATTTTGCGCCGTCAGGCTGTGTGCGATCTGGTCGGTATCGACGATGGAGGCGCCATGCGCGGCGAACAGGTCGGCCACCGTGCTCTTGCCGCAACCGATGCCGCCGGTGAGACCCACGCTGAAATAAGGGACGTTTTGTCTTTGCATGTATTTATCCATAGGGGGCAGTGCTGCGCCGGTCAGCCAATCAGGCCTAGCGTGAGGCGGGATAGGGGCGTGCCGTACAGCAAGGCGATCAAGCCCGCCGCAGCCAGGTAGGGGCCGAACGGAATCGGTTTGTCGCGCCCGCGCCTGGCAAACACGATCAGCCCGATGCCGACCACGGCGCCGACCAGCGATGACAATAAGATGATCGTCGGCAGCATCGTCCAGCCCAGCCACGCACCAAGCGCCGCCAGCAATTTGAAGTCACCATAGCCCATTCCCTCCTTGCCTGTCGCCAGCTTGAAGGCCCAGTACACGCCCCACAGGGCCAGGTAGCCGGCGGCCGCGCCGATGACGGCGTCTTGCAGGGGCACGAAGGTGCCATTGATATTGACCAGCAGGCCCGCCCACAGCAGGGGAAAGGTGAGATCGTCGGGCAGCATTTGCGTATCGGCGTCGATGAAGGTCATGGCGATCAGCAGCCAGGCAAACACGAGGGTGGCGAGACCCGTCCAGCCGCTGCCGAAGTGCCAGACCAGAAGGGCCGACAGGGCGCCCGTCAGCAGTTCGACCAGCGGATAGCGCACGGAGATCGGTGCCTGGCAGGCGCTGCATTTGCCGCGCAGCAGCAGGTAACTGATGACGGGGATGTTTTCCATGGCCGTGATGCGGTGGCCGCAAGCGGTGCAGTTCGAGTGCGGCAGCATCAGGTTGTAGCGGTCCGTGTGCGGCAAGGGCAAGCCGCTTTCTTCCGCCACGTAATTATCGGATTCGCGCTGCATCATTTTCGGCACGCGGTGGATCACCACGTTGAGGAAGCTGCCGACGATCAGGCCGAACAGGGCGGCGACGAGGGCGACGGGCAGGTTGCCGGGCGCGGCGAACAGCAGGGTATCTGGAGGCATTATCTTTATCGCCAATGTGGCGTGGGCAAGCACAGGTTTATGGCTCGCGACGCTGGCCATGGCGGGGCCGGTGTCGCGAGCCAGGAGAGTATAGTGTATCTGCCATCTTACGCTGGACGAGCATGTCGGCGGCGCGGTTGACTACTCTTTCGTGACGGCGGCGGCATGGCTGTCCTGTTCGCGCGGCCGCGGTTTTTGCTGTTCGACCAGCAGTGCCAGCAGTTTGTTGCGCATGGATTCCGAAAGCATTTTTTCCAGGTAGCGATGTACTACGGCCGCGACCGAAATCGCCGTTACGGTGGTCATGAAGATATAGCCCCATGAGTGCGTATGTGCTTCCATGTCCAGCTTGAGCATGGCCAGGCCGAAATAGTGATGGGTAATCGTATGGCTGAGGTACAGCGAGAAGGAAATCGAACCCAGCCACACCAGCCAGCGGGGGGCGGGGATCTTGACGGTCTTGCTGGCGATGGCCATGACGAGTACGGTCAATGCCAGCGGGCCACCCCATTTGCTAGGGCCGTGGAAATCCACTACGCGCGAGTAGCCGAGCCAGATGGTCAACGCGATGCTCAGTCCGAGTAGGTGATAGGCGATGGCTGGATTCCTGATCCTGGCCCAGTCCTGCAGGTACAACAATCCGATGGCGGCGCCTGCCAGGAACTCGAAAATAATCGGATTGCTCATCAAATTGAAATAGACAAAGGAATAAGACAGGTTTCTGGTGGCATCATAGGCTGACAAGGCCGGATTGTGCAGCATGGGAATCAGCAATACGGTGGCGATCATCCAGGCGAACAGCGCGAGCCAGCGCCATTGTTTGAAACAGAGCGAGGCGCAGAAGATGGCATAAAAATACATCTCGAATTCCAGGGTCCAGCCCAAGGGCAATGCCGCGCCAAAATAGGGAGGATTGTCGATAGTGACAGGAATGAAGAAGATGCTTTTTAAAAATTGAATGACATTGTCATAGGAACTGAAATATGCGGTGACGTCTTGCGTTGCCGCTATCCACCAGAAGGTGATGATGGCGTAGACTGGCCACACGCGCGCAAAGCGCTTGATGGCGAAGGTTTTGGCGTAGGCCAGGCTGCCATCCGAATTGCGCGTTGAATACGCCATGATGAAGCCGCTGATGATGAAGAACAGGTCGACGCCCATCGCGCCCGGCCTGAGTATTTCATCGGCCTTTTCCCAATTGGCCGTGTTGAGCATGAAGTAGCGGGCATGCGTCAGGACCACCAGGGTGGCAGCAATTCCCCTGAGCGCTTCAAGCCAGTCCAGTTTATTGTGATTTTTCATGAATTAAGACATGGCTCGTTCATTAACGGTGTGAGGTTGCGACGAAGTCTGACCCGGCAGGCAATACCTGTCAACGCGGTAATTTCTTTTTTCTGGCTAATGGGCGTTTTAAGGGAGGTGCTGGCTGTTGCCTAGATCACCGCGCCCAGCTTGAAAATCGGCAAATACAGGGCGATCACGAGCGAGCCGACCAGCACGCCCAGCACCACCATCAGCGCCGGCTCCAGCAGTGTGGAAAGGGTGGCCACCGTGGCGTCGATATCGGCCTCGATGATATCGGCCGCGCGCGACAGCATGGCGTCGAGCGCGCCCGATTCCTCGCCGATCAGGGCCAGCTGCGTCAGCAAGGGCGGGAACACGCCGCTGTGTTCCATGGCCAGGGCCAGGCTGCCGCCGGCGCGGATTTCGCGTTCGATGCGTGCCGTCGCTTCCTGGTACAGCGTGTGGCCGGAGGCGGCGCCCACCAGGCTGAGCGAGTCGAGCAGCGGCACGCCGGCGGCGAACATGGCAGCCAAGGTGCGCGTCCAGCGGGCGATTGCCGCCTTGCGCAGGAGGGGGCCGAACACGGGCAGGCGCAAGGCCTGCAGTTGGATGTTGCGCCGCCACGCGGGATAGCGGCGCCAGGCCAGGTGCAGCAGCAGGCAGGCCAGCAGCAGCGCCGCCAGCAAGGCCAGCCAGTAGCGGACAACAAAGGCGGACAAGCCCATGACGACCAGGGTGGGCAGCGGCAAGGGCGCGCCAAAGCTGTCGAAGACCTGGCGGAAAGCGGGTACGACCACGCTCATGATGATGGCCGTGACGACGATGGCGACGAGCACGATGACCAGCGGATACATCAGCGCACCGCGCATCTGCCGCCGCAGGGCGATGGCCTTTTCCTGGTGCGTGGCCAGGCGCGCCAGCAAATCCTGCACGATGCCGGCCTGTTCGCCTGCCGCCAGCAGGTTGCAGTACAGCTCGTCAAACAGCAGCGGGAACTGGCGGAATGCCTGCTGCAGGCTGCTGCCCGCTTCGATGTCGTGGCGCAAGTCGCGCATCAGCTCCGTGATCGCAGGCTTGGCGTGCCCCCTGCCGGCGATATCGAAGGCGTGCAGCAGCGGCACGCCGGCCGCCATCATGGTCGACAACTGGCGTGTGAACAGGGCGATATCCTTGCGCGTGATGGCCTTGCCGGGCGCGGCGCGTTCAGCCTGCACCCGGGTGGCCAGGATACCCTCGCGTCTCAGCGCGACCTTGGCGGCGCTGGCGTCGGCAGCGCGCAAGACGCCATCGACCGCCCTGCCATGGCGGTCCGTGCCCTTCCACGCAAAGCGCCGCTCGGCCGCCATGTGCACCTCCTGCCGTCACGGTAGCAGGGCCGGGCAAAAGCACCAGCGGCGCTGGCGGCAAGCTTGATCTGGCTCAGCCCTTGGTCGTTTGCACTTCCGTCTGCACAACGGCCTGGGCCTTGATGTCGGCCGCGTCCTCTTCCTCGCTATCCGTGCCCTTGCTGATGCTTTCGCCATCGTCGCGGCGCAGTGTCCAGAAGGTCAGCGAGGACAGCACCGTCAGGGCCGCCAGGGTCAGGAAGGCATGGTGCAGGGCCGTGCTGAGCATGGCGCGGTCCGACTGCGGCATGTCGCCCAGGTACCAGCCCGTGATCAGGGAACCGAAGGCGAGGCCAAAGCTCATCGACAGTTGCTGCATCGAACTGGCGATGGTACTGGCCATACTGGAATCGGCCTTGTCGACATCGGCATACGCGATGGTGTTCATGCTGGAAAACTGCAGCGAATTGAAAAAGCCCATGCACAGGCTGATGGCAACGATCACGTACAGGGGCGTGCCCACGCCCACCAGCGAAAACATGGCAATGGTGACGCCGATCAGCACGGTGTTGACGATCAGTACCTGGCGGTAGCCGAAGCGGGCCAGCACGCGTGCGGAAATGAATTTCATGCCCATGGCGGCCGCGGCCGACGGCATCATCAGCAAGCCCGATTGCCAGGCGGGCAAGCCCAGGCCCAGCTGGTACAGCAGCGGCAGCAGGAAGGGCAGGCCGCCCACGCCCAGGCGCGTGACGAAGCCGCCCACCACGGAGACGCGGAAGGTGCGGATCTTGAACAGGGTCAGGCGCAGCAGCGGGTGCAGCACTTCGCTCGAATGCCAGACATACGCGGCCAGCAGGCTGATGGAAATGAACAGCAGCACGGCAAACGAGGTGCCGTCGATGCGGTGTTCGCCGAAGATTTCCAGCAGCCACGACAGCAGCGCGATGCCCGTGCCGAACAGCACCAGGCCGATCAGGTCCAGCGGACGGGGCTTGTCACCGTAGTAATCGGGCATGTAGCGGTGCGCCAGGTACAGCGCCACCAGGCCGACAGGCACGTTGACGAAGAAAATCTCGCGCCACGACAGCCAGTGCACGATCAGCCCGCCCACCGTGGGCCCCAGCAGGGGGCCGATCAGGGCGGGGATGATGACGAAATTCATGGCCGCCAGCAATTGCGACTTGGGAAAGGTGCGGATGATGGTGAGCCGGCCCACCGGCATCATCATGGCCGCGCCCACCCCTTGCAGCAGGCGCGCAGCCACCAGCATGGGCGCATTCACGGACAGGCCGCACAGGATGGAGGCGAGGGTAAAGATGGCGACAGCGGCGGAAAACACGCGCCGCGTGCCGAAGCGGTCGGCCATCCAGCCGCTGATGGGAATGCACACGGCCAGGCTCAGGATGTAGCTCGTGACGACGGCCTTCAGGCTCAGTGGCGTCACGTTGAGGCTGGCGGCCATGGAAGGGATGGCGGTGTTGACGATGGTGGAGTCGAGTTGCTCCATGAACAGGGCGGTGGCGACCACCCAGGGAAGGTAGCTTTTGATCGGGGAACTGGTCATGGATGCGAGCCTGAGGAGGAAAAACGGAGCCGACAGTACGGTGAATTGTCACATAAATGGCGCAGGCGTGCCGCCCGCGCCGTGCATTTTGGCAGCGTGCCGGTGGCAGAGTCCATGGAACATTTGTTCTATGGCAATAGATTGCGGGTAAGGCTAGCATGTGTTTTCTGGCAGTTCCGGCCTCTTTTCCCCGAAAGTCACATCACATGAAAAATGCACTTACGTTCCTCGTCCTGGGCGCGGCCCTGTCCGCATGCGGTGGCGGCAGTGATGGCGGCGCGCCGGAAGCGCCCATCACGCCGCCTGTCGTCGTCACGCCCGCCGTCCCCCCGGCCGACAGCGTGACGGTGGCGTCCGCCGCCGTGGCCAAAGAGGCGGGATTGAGCGTCATTGCGGGCGCCAGCGCCGATGAAAGCGTGTATGACGTGGCTGCCGATATCGGCGACACCTGGCGCATCACGTTTGACAATGTCAAGAAAACCTACGCCATCCGCGTGCTGTCGACGCAGTTCGGCTTGAGCGACCGCAGCGGCACGTTTACTACGTCCAGCAGCGGCAATCTCACTATTTACACGGCAACGGATTTTAGCGTCGCCGTCGATGCGCGCACGCGTCTCCTGTCGGGCAATATCAAATTGGGTAATATGGTCTCGACCGTCAGCGGCACCGGCTATGCGGTGGGTGACGTGGCCAAGCTGGCCGGCAGCTATATTTTCCTGGGCGCCATGCGCAATGCCTCGAACGGCGGCGACCGTTTCAATCCGAAAGGCAGTCTCAGGATCGCTGCCGATGGCGCGGCCCAACTGTGCAATGGCGGCGTGTTCAATGCGCAAGGCGTGTGCTCCGCAGTATCGCCGCAGCTGGAAGCGGAAAACGCCAGCCTGACCCTGGTCAAGGATGCGAAGAACGGCTTGATCGTCGCCCGCCAGGGTGGCCAGGACTTCGGCATCGTGCACGTGCATGCGGGGGACCGGGGGCTGGCGCTGTTCATCGACCGCTACAGCCGTAACCGGGAAAACGTGCTGCGCGTGGGTACCATCGTGGCCGCCAGACAGCAAAAGATCGGCACGGAAATCAACGGCAGCTACGCCTGTGCGGCGCAGGGCATCAGCGCAAAGATCGAGGTTGCCGGCAGCACCGCCACCCTGACGAATGACACGACCGGCAAGACGCATGCGGAAACCGTTACCGTCAACAGGCTGGGCCTGGGCGCGCAGGCCGTCGATTTCGATGGCATCGCCGTGCTCAAGGACCCGGCCGACGTGCCGGCCGACTATTCGATGTTCATGCCGGTGTCGTCGAGCATGGCGGTCGAGTTTTCGAGCGACCGCTCGTACATGGGCGTGTGCCTGAAAAAATAGCCGCTAGCGTTTGAGGTCATCCAGGGCCGCCAGCAGCGGGATGGCCGCGTCGGCGATGCGATCCAGGCTGGCCTCGCGCAGGGCGGCGGTGTCCACTGTGTGGCCGGAGTCCAGCCCCGCCCAGCGCAGCAGCGCCGAACATGCGGCGGGTGTGTCGAACATGCCGTGCAAATAGCTGCCGAGGATTTGACCGTCGCCCGACACGGCCCCTTCCGGCCGCCCATCGATGACAAAGGCCGGCTGTGCCAGCGCCGCGCCATGCGAGACACCCATGTGGATTTCGTAGCCTGCCACGGGCGCATCGGCTGCGCCGGCAAACGCGCAGCGGCCGCGCACCTGTTCCAGCCGCTTGTCGCTCGTCAGCTCCGTCACCATGTCGAGCAGGCCCAGTGCCTTTGACTCTCCCGCCGCGCCTTCCACACCCAGCGG
This genomic interval carries:
- a CDS encoding NUDIX domain-containing protein: MSDMKVTPVDVAVGILMKPNGDVLLGQRPAGKPYDGYWEFPGGKVEPGEAIFDALKREFVEELGLHIDTAEAWCGVEYVYPHAHVRLHFYISREWRGEPQSLEGQAFAWQGTVGVEPLLPATIPLLEWLDEVRRESLAPA
- a CDS encoding FitA-like ribbon-helix-helix domain-containing protein codes for the protein MPLTLTFTDTDELLIAALHKRARAHGRSIEDEHRDILRSALRPLPKRPLDDILRGMPDGGHDADFERRP
- the yacG gene encoding DNA gyrase inhibitor YacG, whose amino-acid sequence is MMTVVNCPTCAAKVEWTEANKYRPFCSERCKQIDLGAWAEEKYTIPAADPFEDPLADEDNKPQ
- the zapD gene encoding cell division protein ZapD: MIVYEYPFNERIRTLLRLEDLYDKFKFFIQQEHAMQHHVALATIFDMLEVAGRADLKSDLLQELERQRQSLLGYRSNPNVEPETLDAILGELDSVSGALVAAQGKTGQNIRDNEWLMSIRGRTIIPGGACEFDLPSYFAWQKRSSEQRLTDIHAWFAPLAPLFDALALVLRLLRDSGGPVKLIANGGSYQQMLQGKVYQMLRLSLDENSGAIPEISANKYMLWVRFTTQGGDLKPKPLEEDVPFELTLCNF
- the coaE gene encoding dephospho-CoA kinase (Dephospho-CoA kinase (CoaE) performs the final step in coenzyme A biosynthesis.) encodes the protein MQRQNVPYFSVGLTGGIGCGKSTVADLFAAHGASIVDTDQIAHSLTAQNGAAMPALVAEFGPDYADARGALDRTRMRNLVFSDAAAKAKLEAILHPRIRQATLTAAAEATGSYVIFAVPLLVESGGWVERVNRVLVIDCLESLQVSRVMARNGLSEEQVKAIMATQATRAMRLAAADDVIDNNGDLAALAPQIAQLHDLYLAFSKRMAGIGPQRL
- a CDS encoding prepilin peptidase; protein product: MPPDTLLFAAPGNLPVALVAALFGLIVGSFLNVVIHRVPKMMQRESDNYVAEESGLPLPHTDRYNLMLPHSNCTACGHRITAMENIPVISYLLLRGKCSACQAPISVRYPLVELLTGALSALLVWHFGSGWTGLATLVFAWLLIAMTFIDADTQMLPDDLTFPLLWAGLLVNINGTFVPLQDAVIGAAAGYLALWGVYWAFKLATGKEGMGYGDFKLLAALGAWLGWTMLPTIILLSSLVGAVVGIGLIVFARRGRDKPIPFGPYLAAAGLIALLYGTPLSRLTLGLIG
- a CDS encoding acyltransferase family protein gives rise to the protein MKNHNKLDWLEALRGIAATLVVLTHARYFMLNTANWEKADEILRPGAMGVDLFFIISGFIMAYSTRNSDGSLAYAKTFAIKRFARVWPVYAIITFWWIAATQDVTAYFSSYDNVIQFLKSIFFIPVTIDNPPYFGAALPLGWTLEFEMYFYAIFCASLCFKQWRWLALFAWMIATVLLIPMLHNPALSAYDATRNLSYSFVYFNLMSNPIIFEFLAGAAIGLLYLQDWARIRNPAIAYHLLGLSIALTIWLGYSRVVDFHGPSKWGGPLALTVLVMAIASKTVKIPAPRWLVWLGSISFSLYLSHTITHHYFGLAMLKLDMEAHTHSWGYIFMTTVTAISVAAVVHRYLEKMLSESMRNKLLALLVEQQKPRPREQDSHAAAVTKE
- a CDS encoding type II secretion system F family protein, giving the protein MAAERRFAWKGTDRHGRAVDGVLRAADASAAKVALRREGILATRVQAERAAPGKAITRKDIALFTRQLSTMMAAGVPLLHAFDIAGRGHAKPAITELMRDLRHDIEAGSSLQQAFRQFPLLFDELYCNLLAAGEQAGIVQDLLARLATHQEKAIALRRQMRGALMYPLVIVLVAIVVTAIIMSVVVPAFRQVFDSFGAPLPLPTLVVMGLSAFVVRYWLALLAALLLACLLLHLAWRRYPAWRRNIQLQALRLPVFGPLLRKAAIARWTRTLAAMFAAGVPLLDSLSLVGAASGHTLYQEATARIEREIRAGGSLALAMEHSGVFPPLLTQLALIGEESGALDAMLSRAADIIEADIDATVATLSTLLEPALMVVLGVLVGSLVIALYLPIFKLGAVI
- a CDS encoding DHA2 family efflux MFS transporter permease subunit, whose translation is MTSSPIKSYLPWVVATALFMEQLDSTIVNTAIPSMAASLNVTPLSLKAVVTSYILSLAVCIPISGWMADRFGTRRVFSAAVAIFTLASILCGLSVNAPMLVAARLLQGVGAAMMMPVGRLTIIRTFPKSQLLAAMNFVIIPALIGPLLGPTVGGLIVHWLSWREIFFVNVPVGLVALYLAHRYMPDYYGDKPRPLDLIGLVLFGTGIALLSWLLEIFGEHRIDGTSFAVLLFISISLLAAYVWHSSEVLHPLLRLTLFKIRTFRVSVVGGFVTRLGVGGLPFLLPLLYQLGLGLPAWQSGLLMMPSAAAAMGMKFISARVLARFGYRQVLIVNTVLIGVTIAMFSLVGVGTPLYVIVAISLCMGFFNSLQFSSMNTIAYADVDKADSSMASTIASSMQQLSMSFGLAFGSLITGWYLGDMPQSDRAMLSTALHHAFLTLAALTVLSSLTFWTLRRDDGESISKGTDSEEEDAADIKAQAVVQTEVQTTKG